In Denticeps clupeoides chromosome 1, fDenClu1.1, whole genome shotgun sequence, a single window of DNA contains:
- the LOC114777451 gene encoding speckle-type POZ protein-like, which yields MFMNNTKENQTGCVDIKDMEADILKEMITYIYTGTSPNVHQMASKLIAAADMHCLDHLKLICEDALCSRLDVASAAENLILGDLYRARHLKQDALTFINL from the exons ATGTTTATGAATAACACGAAAGAGAACCAAACG GGCTGCGTGGACATCAAGGATATGGAGGCCGACATCTTGAAGGAGATGATTACGTATATCTACACCGGAACATCTCCCAACGTTCACCAAATGGCCTCAAAGCTCAttgctgcagcagacatg cACTGCTTGGATCATCTAAAGCTCATCTGTGAGGATGCACTTTGCAGCAGACTCGACGTAGCCAGTGCTGCAGAGAACCTGATTCTGGGCGACCTCTACCGAGCCCGGCACTTAAAACAAGATGCCCTCACCTTCATCAACTTGTAA
- the LOC114800522 gene encoding speckle-type POZ protein A-like, with product MLNAEGQEEFSLVNQYDTRMYENDKLGFPDFVHRSDILDDDLGFLKDDTLTLTCEFTVEIDPDASTPQVKKQEPNMAEELRELWDTSLHSDCILSVAGQEFKAHKAILAARCPVFHSMFMNNTKENQTGRVDIKDMEADILEEMITYIYTGTSPNDHQMASKLIAAADMHCLDHLKLICEDALCSRLDVASAAENLILGDLYRARHLKQDALTFINFNAEAVMKTNGWMILTQDHPNLIVDLYSSLAEASEPPVKRQRLF from the exons ATGCTCAATGCCGAGGGACAGGAGGAATTTTCCTTGG TAAATCAGTACGACACCAGGATGTATGAGAACGACAAGCTAGGATTCCCAGACTTCGTACACAGGagtgacatcctggatgacgACTTGGGGTTCTTAAAGGATGACACGCTCACCCTCACCTGTGAA TTTACAGTGGAGATTGATCCGGACGCCTCCACGCCACAGGTGAAGAAGCAGGAACCCAACATGGCAGAGGAGCTTCGAGAGCTGTGGGACACATCGTTGCATTCTGACTGCATCCTGTCTGTGGCTGGTCAAGAGTTTaaggcccacaaagccatcctagcag CCCGCTGTCCCGTCTTTCATAGCATGTTTATGAATAACACGAAAGAGAACCAAACG GGCCGCGTGGACATCAAGGATATGGAGGCCGACATCTTGGAGGAGATGATTACGTATATCTACACCGGAACATCTCCCAACGATCACCAGATGGCCTCAAAGCTCAttgctgcagcagacatg cACTGCTTGGATCATCTAAAGCTCATCTGTGAGGATGCACTTTGCAGCAGACTCGACGTAGCCAGTGCTGCAGAGAACCTGATTCTGGGCGACCTCTACCGAGCCCGGCACTTGAAACAAGATGCCCTCACCTTCATCAACTT TAATGCTGAAGCGGTTATGAAGACCAACGGGTGGATGATCCTGACGCAAGACCATCCAAACCTTATAGTGGATTTGTATAGTTCCCTGGCTGAGGCCAGCGAACCGCCAGTTAAACGCCAGAggcttttttaa
- the LOC114800870 gene encoding speckle-type POZ protein-like — MASKLIAAADMHCLDHLKLICEDALCSRLDVASAAENLILGDLYRARHLKQDALTFINFNAEAVMKTNGWMILTQDHPNLIVDLYSSLAEASEPPVKRQRLF; from the exons ATGGCCTCAAAGCTCAttgctgcagcagacatg cACTGCTTGGATCATCTAAAGCTCATCTGTGAGGATGCACTTTGCAGCAGACTCGACGTAGCCAGTGCTGCAGAGAACCTGATTCTGGGCGACCTCTACCGAGCCCGGCACTTGAAACAAGATGCCCTCACCTTCATCAACTT TAATGCTGAAGCGGTTATGAAGACCAACGGGTGGATGATCCTGACGCAAGACCATCCAAACCTTATAGTGGATTTGTATAGTTCCCTGGCTGAGGCCAGCGAACCGCCAGTTAAACGCCAGAggcttttttaa
- the LOC114776054 gene encoding speckle-type POZ protein A-like yields the protein MLNAEGQEEFSLVNQYDTRMYENDKLGFPNFVHRSDILDDDLGFLKDDTLTLTCEFTVEIDPDASTPQVKKQEPNMAEELRELWDTSLHSDCILSVAGQEFKAHKAILAARCPVFHSMFMNNTKENQTVSQSSFPYISADQSKHHFFSYSLLQQCF from the exons ATGCTCAATGCCGAGGGACAGGAGGAATTTTCCTTGG TAAATCAGTACGACACCAGGATGTATGAGAACGACAAGCTAGGATTCCCAAACTTCGTACACAGGagtgacatcctggatgacgACTTGGGGTTCTTAAAGGATGACACGCTCACCCTCACCTGTGAA TTTACAGTGGAGATTGATCCGGACGCCTCCACGCCACAGGTGAAGAAGCAGGAACCCAACATGGCAGAGGAGCTTCGAGAGCTGTGGGACACATCGTTGCATTCTGACTGCATCCTGTCTGTGGCTGGTCAAGAGTTTaaggcccacaaagccatcctagcag CCCGCTGTCCCGTCTTTCATAGCATGTTTATGAATAACACGAAAGAGAACCAAACGGTGAGTCAATCGTCTTTCCCATATATCTCAGCTGATCAGTCTAAACACCACTTTTTCTCTTACAGTTTATTACAGCAGTGTTTTTAA
- the LOC114800391 gene encoding speckle-type POZ protein A-like, whose protein sequence is MAWSLTTRATCHSILFWSDRGVRVSCKLAMLNAEGQEEFSLVNQYDTRMYENDKLGFPDFVHRSDILDDDLGFLKDDTLTLTCEFTVEIDPDASTPQVKKQEPNMAEELRELWDTSLHSDCILSVAGQEFKAHKAILAARCPVFHSMFMNNTKENQTGRVDIKDMEADILEEMITYIYTGTSPNVHQMASKLIAAADMHCLDHLKLICEDALCSRLDVASAAENLILGDLYRARHLKQDALTFINFNAEAVMKTNGWMILTQDHPNLIVDLYSSLAEASEPPVKRQRLF, encoded by the exons ATGGCATGGAGCCTGACTACGAGAGCTACCTGTCATTCTATCTTGTTCTGGTCAGACAGAGGTGTGCGGGTTAGTTGTAAACTAGCCATGCTCAATGCCGAGGGACAGGAGGAATTTTCCTTGG TAAATCAGTACGACACCAGGATGTATGAGAACGACAAGCTAGGATTCCCAGACTTCGTACACAGGagtgacatcctggatgacgACTTGGGGTTCTTAAAGGATGACACGCTCACCCTCACCTGTGAA TTTACAGTGGAGATTGATCCGGACGCCTCCACGCCACAGGTGAAGAAGCAGGAACCCAACATGGCAGAGGAGCTTCGAGAGCTGTGGGACACATCGTTGCATTCTGACTGCATCCTGTCTGTGGCTGGTCAAGAGTTTaaggcccacaaagccatcctagcag CCCGCTGTCCCGTCTTTCATAGCATGTTTATGAATAACACGAAAGAGAACCAAACG GGCCGCGTGGACATCAAGGATATGGAGGCCGACATCTTGGAGGAGATGATTACGTATATCTACACCGGAACATCTCCCAACGTTCACCAGATGGCCTCAAAGCTCAttgctgcagcagacatg cACTGCTTGGATCATCTAAAGCTCATCTGTGAGGATGCACTTTGCAGCAGACTCGACGTAGCCAGTGCTGCAGAGAACCTGATTCTGGGCGACCTCTACCGAGCCCGGCACTTGAAACAAGATGCCCTCACCTTCATCAACTT TAATGCTGAAGCGGTTATGAAGACCAACGGGTGGATGATCCTGACGCAAGACCATCCAAACCTTATAGTGGATTTGTATAGTTCCCTGGCTGAGGCCAGCGAACCGCCAGTTAAACGCCAGAggcttttttaa
- the LOC114774592 gene encoding speckle-type POZ protein A-like — MAWSLTTRATCHSILFWSDRGVRVSCKLAMLNAEGQEKFSLVNQYDTRMYENDKLGFPDFVHRSDILDDDLGFLKDDTLTLTCEFTVEIDPDASTPQVKKQEPNMAEELRELWNTSLHSDCILSVAGQEFKAHKAILAARCPVFHSMFMNNTKENQTGRVDIKDMEADILEEMITYIYTGTSPNVHQMASKLIAAADMVARAHIHLQNKEMMVSIIDYYNFLRLTLNPSLSAHTEHISRL, encoded by the exons ATGGCATGGAGCCTGACTACGAGAGCTACCTGTCATTCTATCTTGTTCTGGTCAGACAGAGGTGTGCGGGTTAGTTGTAAACTAGCCATGCTCAATGCCGAGGGACAGGAGAAATTTTCCTTGG TAAATCAGTACGACACCAGGATGTATGAGAACGACAAGCTAGGATTCCCAGACTTCGTACACAGGagtgacatcctggatgacgACTTGGGGTTCTTAAAGGATGACACGCTCACCCTCACCTGTGAA TTTACAGTGGAGATTGATCCGGACGCCTCCACGCCACAGGTGAAGAAGCAGGAACCCAACATGGCAGAGGAGCTTCGAGAGCTGTGGAACACATCGTTGCATTCTGACTGCATCCTGTCTGTGGCTGGTCAAGAGTTTaaggcccacaaagccatcctagcag CCCGCTGTCCCGTCTTTCATAGCATGTTTATGAATAACACGAAAGAGAACCAAACG GGCCGCGTGGACATCAAGGATATGGAGGCCGACATCTTGGAGGAGATGATTACGTATATCTACACCGGAACATCTCCCAACGTTCACCAGATGGCCTCAAAGCTCAttgctgcagcagacatggtagctcgTGCACACATCCACCTTCAAAACAAAGAGATGATGGTTTCTATTATTGATTACTATAACTTTCTCAGACTCACTCTTAACCCCTCACTATCagcgcacacagagcacatctcCAGGTTATAG